One window from the genome of Daphnia pulex isolate KAP4 chromosome 9, ASM2113471v1 encodes:
- the LOC124201605 gene encoding reelin-like isoform X1 produces MRPICGLLFFSLLDFVNLIAGQSNAVDASPFFFNCKQFDRLPDNWDPNESSMKIAQVELGGNPRSYIGGQVYKVTVRLLEDFDSAMITGVYSATPSGSIVKQTSQRQRKMCTILHSYAKRRPTDERRVDFRWMAPPEDMGCIDFVGTFTRQETILLKDERIFHLCPQYSDDLDAESVTLSGVNQEGGVIFRDDFETGYFTPSLWTESKGFQVSNSCQPIFHGLSATVCNKPGESPDSNAETTEFHVSTVALNLTSAGTLHFTIGQTSCTIGDQDMTASMGLNTKITIFYGQLASPYDTECSNWKPLQTIASLPKTRELASYVFPLLSPVRQPETCLRWSVEIVENQTVCFGVDDVIVTNTADRPSELHADFDPLNTADWLSLPGGKIHSGCKNSKGGALVFSANQHGPNWASTRDLQLISNDSPISSDQILWRADFDALLLDEHWEFQNARTDAGCENEKRILILQQSSNSSVFSVCSPPMNLSLAGNLRFHLKPFNSCEIKQTKNTKSTAKPAKRTPSKLNVWIERFDGNRKKLVILSGLVLDNVPVTPSISIPNEAQEKDAKICWQLLGEPASEKELSPWSVDDIQLLPTLPSPIQHILQFRLNMACDLPGGNTSSLSYNTRQLVQEENNFHVLVQYSTDQGSSWNNLHNLCLPPTCTGALSDVIQTTWSSQEMAARPWDRITLPVSFASLAESVRFRFIQKGRSTSNLNVKHWAVDDIYLEECSMGCSGHGTCIEKSLCSCDDGYHGEWCQHPVQQLPPTLRENFEHETSISNSFARFSGHKLSARCGQVGAGLAAVFDQPGSRQLMTLDLDTTESYILRFALRMNGPGSQLHQHCPGPDRLVETIYVHSSCNGGITWTLLKFIEPYQTKEESTRLIRIQLTPEAQGPSCRFRIWQAQHSGPAKDVWAVDDLYVGPNLTQTLTRNSSSDISFPTTADAFVGRHTPETFCKRDGVMVLQADEGEETYPVRIEPFSVIQLELAVGCSLSTPLLNNNSIVVQFSVDGGKHWNDLDDSRRHVSFLQDWRRIGIKLPPASWSEATRFRIAQTGSRPSDRSPLGVDYFYAGPDECPELCRGNGRCALSGCVCDDGFSGESCLPDSPLTTLKASDQSLALTIGGRDYLMDHDGCLVRGTHNIMLDGLGMRYLETKEISYSPGIVVMFFLRLGFCESSQIGSHHDVFVQMEISWNGIDWKLLREYRSPFFSQPQFEQIEILPSKSIRSQTHPPPFKIRFVQTGIHGKDRNVWSVAGLASSSQADVLTGPDIGKLESPLIDNTNFWLVRNDPDPKSSCLVFDSSCLSKIAWYGALTQKLFLDVGDTIQFDVVVQPVDSTTFPDTAEQILLEYSADGGVDWQLVQPECLHTWSNCLGFYESSRLDYRSFTSSEDANENRFHFRTSEAMANKPILLRWLHHRLGDQQHHPLRGFQIQNLYIGNPCPSSCSGHGRCWNSVCSCEAGYSGDGCSETEETKIAGFYDTFVYKEHTNASPKLRPHWGRIVGGKLMPNYCDGSTDGVVFFASRGPRSLQTLEIDTRNLRMVQFTLAVTSVSIYKQNCRLAAKRKSLSVEIPAASLLVLDYSNDNGLTWNPLETWPLNSEIDEKRIGFSLPDSARTARTKIRWWQLTYPNANNRDGLQWYLDDVLVNLNMTNPVVFEYENQSDEPVQEHQSSDTTDGSVKDGTITDWMGWQGLVFHEPLDPVDTLLGPADLEDGSSLSYAETWDMEITDPTFAQFQLILPEEHTLRNVEVRFEYSTDMGRHWSLVELECYMLHQLSQQCEYLHPPSRYFLNVQNNASRITVHLPRRSITESTRFRWISENGQDRGPTVWGVGRVYIGGTCPWMCSGHGTCKNGQCSCDAGYGNLDCVPIEPLPRRLTSHFDGDSNLVRISGGGISTGCGVLMSGPAAIFHKDGLRYFESIDLDLTAASYAQMSIKFNCWAELESYANSLEPSHQRLLLQHSVNGGITWILIQEVKVHPQQDPQLLIINLMRIPDLTNCTRLRLWQPVHAGEGWDTWAIDGLVLHSTTPLGAIMTSNFQNPSNDSSTWLTWFGGQVQSFCSRDDALVFHGELGEQQVFTGDAMIAPESVLQFEVNVGCGTADPNLEYPIRLEYSNDGGQDWHLVVNDNESSRNPYDRMPHQMPTVYSSKTTNAWKRETVMLSQLETSKAIRFRWYQGYLNGTYGHLTPQWAIRNVILSPQCPELCNGHGRCTEEGSCECDGGYQGDACETVTHSTLNPHDFHESFITAEDPLENFNWIRRIGGEVRDQSSRNIGIGGAFVMDRVGVRMLETRDLDLSNANFVQFHLDSSESIPSEDETFVILDYSINGGIEWTTFEVFPLDGLSIQQLHQVPLPSRALSLATRLKWSQLGGRNGNYHTTWAIDEIFIGGEYYAKSSLEDDFTSIETTRSNWLFFSGGTLEPSCGSSNSTLHFPNPNGKSMAMTKDIKVVDHMYFQYATSSGCDHPNACNRVRLEYSDNYGLVWRNLPDECLPGEEVDCNAFEYHTELLSRATGYRRSITVPIPVNKGVIRFRWISDDESVDWTLHWVYIGAACGHCNGRGRCWEGSCQCHRNWTGESCEISSTKLFSSVRETFNNSWNSSILWSRINGGSISSLCGNLDSGPALHFHEACDRYAETLELDLREVIVVQFHLRSACGKVQSSPNHGVLLFQFSLNGGVKWQPGLTISLSQFQDSKLVSFFVPDEAQTNAVKLRWWQLGPAGRMTEDWAIDSFIIDRPLNISLTALEILKQRNIPSRDLDPDYQAEEPEGPVNPTHMRQSLDGHFGQKLWWRKINVEQQDSFCGQRGHIMRGRSNAVEESILETSDFWVVSAKGHILSFDLIVGDCGHGSDSVELSNTPLKFPVRFEVSYDHGITWKLFHPLKVRGEKGQGPQIPSVFPKLDKWQTYQYSLELISGARFARFRWRHPKSSVSVSWAINDFDMGADIKNPVFVGLQTLSDDFNNGTTVKPHWRFFSGGKIVHPNERLGDGTAGLFQGPGIKLLQTVALDLTFGRNVEFILNFQLNKGRRDNEDMTQNVFLQCSPDNGFKWILIQDYFPQHYINPASVHAVIPEDCQNSHSILRWWQPVGTEAETIKKSPMWLIDNIAIEYSREQLTEIYDTFGTELLNQTQWQFHPNGVISNNICGTPEVESSLNFISSENNRIAGITSRHVHVKENYAVYFKIRTSCGLIPCHANNNRSQIRFEMRQGYEQPYWSLAKPNCFPSSTNSLCDPQMYHSSTAYTFDNFPTWQRVIVPLKSIPFSNTWQFRWITQKKGIGRGEKNTWAIKDVYIGRMCPSHCHGHGDCFRGRCLCDNGYEGFSCASSNTVLSVSLLPVMDHFDDIVNPPNLWESINGGSIKIGCGSLIPLAHGNHLHFDGCGTRMASTVPMDVGIVRRVAFVIRIGTPQQIPSCRIQPSNRSDIFDRTVLLQYSYNGVDWLLLASHGIRNFIQPQRMIYNVPMQMNSSTIQFRWWQPQHGGSNWDQWALDNVEILI; encoded by the exons TCGACGCATcacctttctttttcaattgcaaaCAGTTTGACCGATTGCCGGACAATTGGGATCCCAATGAGTCTTCCATGAAAATCGCCCAGGTGGAGCTGGGTGGAAACCCACGTTCCTATATTGGTGGCCAAGTATACAAAG TTACTGTCAGATTACTCGAGGATTTTGATTCAGCAATGATCACGGGAGTCTATTCTGCAACTCCAAGTGGCTCCATCGTCAAACAA ACTTCTCAGCGTCAACGAAAAATGTGCACCATTTTGCATTCTTACGCAAAACGACGACCCACTGATGAACGCCGAGTTGATTTCCGTTGGATGGCACCACCAGAAGACATGGGCTGCATTGATTTCGT AGGGACATTTACACGCCAAGAAACCATTCTGTTAAAAGATGAACGGATTTTTCACCTATGTCCACAATACTCCG ACGATCTTGACGCCGAGAGCGTGACGCTATCTGGCGTGAACCAGGAGGGAGGCGTTATTTTCCGTGACGATTTCGAAACCGGATATTTCACCCCATCTCTTTG GACCGAATCTAAAGGATTTCAAGTTAGCAATAGTTGTCAGCCGATTTTTCATGGATTGTCGGCAACAGTGTGCAACAAGCCGGGAGAATCTCCCGATTCGAATGCAGAAACTACCGAATTTCACGTGTCTACTGTTGCGCTGAATTTGACTAGCGCCGGAACTCTACATTTCACCATCGGACAAACGTCTTGCACTATTGGCGATCAAGACATGACAGCCAGTATGGGGTTGAATACCAAAATCACAATCTTCTATGGTCAGTTAGCTTCTCCTTATGACACAGAGTGTTCTAACTGGAAACCGTTGCAAACCATTGCCAG TTTACCCAAAACCAGAGAACTGGCTTCTTACGTTTTTCCTTTATTGTCACCTGTTCGACAACCGGAGACATGTTTGCGGTGGTCGGTTGAAATAGTCGAAAACCAAACTGTTTGCTTTGGAGTAGATGATGTGATCGTCACCAACACAGCCGATCGACCGTCCGAATTACACGCAGACTTTGATCCCCTCAACACGGCCGACTGGCTGTCCTTACCTGGCGGAAAGATCCAC AGTGGCTGTAAAAATAGCAAAGGTGGAGCGTTGGTGTTCAGTGCTAACCAGCATGGCCCAAATTGGGCATCCACTCGAGATTTACAGCTCATTTCAAATGATAGCCCCATATCATCTGACCAAATCCTATGGAGAGCTGACTTTGACGCTTTACTCCTGGACGAACA TTGGGAGTTTCAGAATGCTCGGACTGATGCCGGCtgtgaaaatgagaaaagaattttgattcTCCAGCAATCGTCCAACAGCTCCGTTTTCTCGGTTTGCTCCCCACCGATGAATTTGTCTTTAGCTGGCAATTTGCGCTTCCACCTAAAGCCCTTTAACTCGTGTGAAATAAAGCAAACTAAAAATACCAAATCAACTGCCAAACCGGCGAAGCGTACTCCATCTAAGCTGAACGTATGGATCGAGCGTTTCGACGGCAATAGAAAGAAACTGGTCATTCTGTCAGGACTTGTCCTTGACAAT GTGCCTGTTACGCCTTCAATATCGATACCTAACGAAGCCCAAGAAAAAGACGCAAAGATTTGCTGGCAACTGCTGGGTGAGCCAGCGTCTGAAAAGGAGTTATCGCCTTGGTCCGTGGACGACATTCAATTGCTTCCAACGCTTCCGTCGCCCATCCAACACATCTTGCAATTTCGTTTGAATATGGCATGCGATCTACCCGGCGGAAACACCTCCTCACTTAGTTATAATACCCGCCAGCTtgttcaagaagaaaacaatttccatGTGCTAGTCCAGTATTCAACCGACCAGGGAAGCAGCTGGAACAATCTTCACAATCTTTGTTTACCTCCAACGTGTACTGGTGCCCTATCAGATGTTATCCAG ACGACTTGGTCTAGCCAAGAGATGGCAGCGCGTCCGTGGGATCGCATTACTCTTCCCGTTTCATTTGCTTCGCTGGCCGAATCCGTGCGCTTCCGCTTCATCCAGAAGGGTCGCAGTACGTCTAATCTCAATGTAAAGCACTGGGCCGTCGATGACATCTACCTTGAAGAATGCTCGATGGGGTGTAGCGGTCATGGAACGTGCATAGAAAAAAGCCTTTGCTCTTGCGACGATGGCTACCACGGTGAATGGTGTCAGCATCCAGTCCAGCAGCTTCCGCCAACTTTGCGAGAAAACTTTGAACACGAGACGAGCATTTCTAATTCATTCGCTCGATTTTCTGGACACAAGTTGAGTGCCCGATGCGGACAAGTTGGAGCTGGACTAGCGGCAGTCTTCGATCAACCTGGTAGTCGCCAATTAATGACCCTCGATCTCGACACCACGGAGAGTTACATTTTGCGATTCGCTCTCAGAATGAACGGGCCCGGAAGTCAACTACACCAGCACTGCCCAGGACCCGATAGACTAGTCGAGACCATCTACGTTCACTCCTCTTGCAACGGAGGCATAACGTGGACTCTGCTCAAATTTATCGAGCCCTATCAAACCAAAGAAGAATCAACTCGTTTAATCCGAATTCAACTGACGCCGGAAGCTCAAGGGCCGAGCTGTCGGTTCAGAATTTGGCAGGCTCAACATTCCGGACCTGCAAAGGACGTTTGGGCTGTCGACGATCTCTACGTCGGTCCTAATTTGACTCAGACATTGACCCGAAACAGCAGTTCCGACATCAGTTTTCCGACTACGGCGGATGCTTTCGTCGGCCGTCATACGCCCGAAACGTTCTGCAAGAGGGACGGCGTCATGGTTCTTCAAGCCGACGAAGGGGAAGAGACCTATCCGGTTCGGATTGAGCCATTTTCCGTGATCCAGCTAGAGCTGGCGGTTGGCTGCAGTTTATCGACTCCGctactcaacaacaacagcatcgtGGTCCAGTTCTCTGTCGACGGCGGCAAGCACTGGAACGATTTGGACGACAGCCGGCGACACGTATCTTTCTTGCAGGATTGGAGGAGGATTGGAATCAAACTTCCGCCAGCTTCGTGGTCGGAAGCCACTCGATTTCGCATCGCTCAGACTGGAAGCCGTCCCTCCGATCGCAGCCCGCTGGGTGTCGACTATTTTTACGCGGGGCCCGACGAATGCCCTGAACTCTGTCGCGGCAACGGACGCTGCGCCCTGTCCGGATGCGTTTGCGACGACGGGTTCAGCGGCGAGAGTTGTCTACCCGATTCTCCGCTCACCACGCTCAAAGCCTCCGACCAGTCCTTAGCGCTGACGATTGGCGGACGTGATTATCTGATGGATCACGATGGATGTCTGGTGCGCGGGACGCACAATATCATGCTTGACGGGCTCGGCATGCGTTATTTGGAGACGAAGGAAATCAGCTACTCACCGGGCATCGTCGTCATGTTCTTCCTACGGTTAGGATTCTGCGAATCGTCCCAAATTGGGTCCCATCACGACGTATTTGTTCAGATGGAAATCTCTTGGAACGGGATCGACTGGAAACTGCTCCGCGAGTACCGCAGCCCATTTTTCTCGCAGCCTCAGTttgaacaaattgaaatcttaCCGTCCAAGAGCATACGATCCCAAACGCATCCGCCGCCGTTTAAAATCCGCTTCGTTCAAACTGGCATCCACGGTAAGGATCGAAACGTGTGGAGCGTGGCCGGATTGGCCAGCTCGTCACAGGCGGATGTGTTGACTGGGCCTGACATTGGTAAACTGGAATCACCATTGATTGACAACACGAACTTTTGGCTGGTGCGAAATGATCCGGATCCCAAGTCGTCCTGTCTGGTCTTCGACTCGAGTTGTCTCAGCAAGATCGCGTGGTACGGCGCCCTAacccaaaaattatttctcgaCGTCGGGGATACAATTCAATTCGACGTTGTCGTCCAGCCCGTCGATTCGACCACTTTTCCCGACACTGCCGAACAAATTCTTCTGGAGTACTCGGCCGACGGTGGAGTGGATTGGCAGTTGGTTCAACCGGAATGCCTTCACACCTGGTCGAACTGCCTTGGGTTTTACGAGTCTAGCCGATTAGATTATCGTAGTTTCACATCATCGGAGGATGCCAATGaaaatcgatttcatttcCGCACTAGCGAAGCCATGGCCAACAA GCCGATCCTTCTTCGTTGGTTGCACCACCGACTCGGAGATCAACAACACCATCCACTTCGTGGATTCCAAATACAGAACTTGTACATCGGAAATCCATGTCCGTCCTCGTGTTCTGGACACGGCAGATGTTGGAATTCGGTGTGCTCCTGTGAGGCTGGCTATTCGG GTGATGGCTGTTCGGAGACGGAAGAGACTAAAATAGCCGGTTTCTACGACACTTTCGTTTACAAGGAACACACGAATGCGTCACCAAAATTGCGTCCCCATTGGGGTCGCATCGTCGGCGGGAAATTGATGCCGAATTACTGCGATGGCTCGACAGATGGAGTTGTTTTCTTCGCAAGTCGGGGGCCGCGCTCTTTACAAACTTTGGAAATTGATACCAGAAACTTGAG AATGGTGCAGTTCACTTTGGCTGTCACTAGCGTCTCCATTTACAAGCAAAACTGTCGCCTGGCTGCCAAACGTAAATCTTTGTCGGTAGAGATACCCGCTGCCAGTCTTTTAGTTCTTGACTACAGTAACGACAACGGACTAACCTGGAACCCCCTGGAAACCTGGCCCTTGAATTCGGAAATCGATGAGAAGAGGATAGGGTTCAGTTTGCCAGATTCCGCTAGAACGGCAAGAACCAAAATTCGATGGTGGCAACTCACCTACCCGAACGCCAATAACCGAG ACGGTCTGCAGTGGTACCTGGATGACGTACTCGTCAATTTGAACATGACCAACCCAGTCGTTTTCGAATATGAGAATCAGTCGGATGAACCTGTCCAAGAACATCAGTCCAGCGACACCACTGATGGTAGTGTGAAGGATGGCACTATCACGGATTGGATGGGTTGGCAAGGCTTGGTATTTCATGAGCCGCTCGATCCCGTCGACACTTTGCTAGGACCGGCTGATTTAGAGGACGGATCTTCCTTGTCGTATGCGGAAACATGGGACATGGAAATCACCGATCCTACCTTCGCTCAGTTTCAGCTGATATTACCAGAAGAGCACACCTTGAGGAATGTAGAGGTCCGATTTGAATATTCCACGGACATGGGTCGTCATTGGAGCCTGGTCGAACTGGAATGCTACATGTTGCACCAACTGAGCCAACAGTGTGAATACCTCCATCCGCCCAgtcgatattttttaaatgtgcaGAACAACGCATCTCGAATCACCGTCCACTTACCACGGCGTTCCAT aACTGAATCGACGCGTTTCCGATGGATCAGCGAAAATGGACAGGATCGTGGGCCGACCGTGTGGGGTGTTGGACGTGTCTACATTGGCGGCACATGTCCGTGGATGTGTTCTGGTCATGGAACGTGCAAAAACGGACAATGCAG TTGTGATGCCGGATATGGTAACTTGGATTGTGTTCCAATCGAACCTCTTCCTCGGAGACTTACGAGCCATTTTGACGGGGATTCCAATTTGGTACGCATTTCTGGTGGAGGCATTTCAACTGGATGCGGAGTGTTGATGTCTGGTCCGGCCGCTATTTTTCATAAG gaCGGACTGCGCTACTTTGAGTCAATAGATTTGGACTTGACAGCAGCATCTTATGCTCAAATGTCTATCAAGTTTAACTGCTGGGCGGAATTGGAAAGTTACGCCAATTCACTGGAACCCTCACACCAACGACTTTTATTACAGCATTCAGTTAACGGTGGAATTACTTGGATTCTTATCCAA gAAGTCAAAGTTCATCCGCAACAAGACCCACAACTCCTGATTATCAATTTGATGCGTATTCCGGATTTAACCAACTGTACACGCCTGCGATTGTGGCAACCCGTTCACGCTG GAGAAGGCTGGGATACATGGGCTATTGACGGTTTGGTTCTGCACAGCACAACTCCATTGGGTGCAATCATGACGAGCAATTTCCAGAATCCTAGCAACGACAGTTCTACATGGCTGACTTGGTTTGGTGGTCAGGTTCAGTCGTTTTGTTCCAg AGATGACGCCCTTGTTTTCCATGGGGAATTAGGAGAGCAGCAAGTCTTCACGGGCGATGCCATGATTGCACCAGAATCCGTCCTTCAATTTGAG gtaaatgtCGGGTGTGGAACAGCTGACCCAAATCTAGAATATCCTATTCGTTTGGAATATTCCAACGACGGTGGTCAAGATTGGCACCTTGTGGTAAATGATAACGAGTCAAGTCGGAATCCTTACGACCGGATGCCACATCAAATGCCCACTGTCTATTCTTCCAAAACGACAAATGCATGGAAAAGGGAAACCGTTATGCTTTCGCAGTTGGAAACGAGCAA GGCGATACGATTTAGATGGTATCAGGGATACTTGAATGGAACTTACGGACATTTAACTCCCCAATGGGCTATACGCAACGTTATTCTGAGTCCGCAATGTCCAGAACTATGTAACGGGCATGGCAGGTGCACGGAAGAAGGATCTTGTGAATGTGATGGCGGATATCAGGGCGATGCCTGTGAGACGGTGACACATTCGACTCTCAATCCTCATGACTTTCACGAATCGTTTATCACTGCCG AAGATCCgctagaaaattttaattggattCGGCGAATAGGAGGTGAAGTCAGAGATCAATCATCAAGAAATATCGGTATTGGAGGAGCCTTCGTCATGGACCGTGTAGGAGTCAGAATGTTAGAAACACGCGACCTTGATCTGTCTAATGcgaa TTTCGTCCAATTTCATCTCGACTCGTCCGAATCAATACCTTCGGAAGATGAAACTTTCGTGATCCTCGATTATTCTATTAATGGTGGAATCGAATGGACTACCTTCGAAGTTTTCCCACTTGATGGCTTATCAATTCAACAGCTTCACCAAGTG CCTCTTCCTAGCCGAGCGCTTAGCTTAGCCACCCGGTTGAAATGGTCTCAATTGGGAGGACGGAACGGAAACTATCACACCACCTGGGCTATTGACGAG ATTTTTATCGGAGGAGAATATTATGCCAAGAGCTCCTTAGAAGATGACTTTACATCGATTGAAACGACTAGAAGcaattggctttttttctctggaggAACACTGGAACCGTCTTGTGGCTCATCTAATTCAACTCTTCATTTCCCCA atcCCAATGGCAAAAGTATGGCTATGACAAAAGACATCAAAGTAGTTGATCACATGTATTTCCAATACGCGACATCCTCAGGATGTGATCATCCCAATGCATGCAATC GAGTGCGGCTGGAATATTCCGATAATTATGGACTTGTTTGGCGAAATCTCCCAGATGAATGTCTGCCGGGAGAAGAAGTCGATTGCAATGCTTTTGAATACCACACGGAACTCTTGTCGCGTGCCACAGGATATCGACGTTCCATTACTGTACCAATCCCAGTAAATAAAGG cGTAATCCGTTTCCGATGGATAAGTGACGATGAATCAGTTGACTGGACACTGCATTGGGTTTATATCGGAGCTGCATGTGGGCACTGTAACGGACGAGGTCGCTGCTGGGAAGGATCCTGCCAGTGTCATCGCAATTGGACTG GAGAGAGCTGTGAAATATCGTCTACCAAGCTTTTTTCAAGTGTACGGGAAACATTCAACAACAGTTGGAATTCAAGCATACTGTGGTCGAGGATCAACGGCGGGTCTATATCGTCTCTTTGTGGAAATCTGGACTCCGGTCCAGCTTTGCATTTTCACGAG GCTTGTGACCGATACGCCGAAACCCTTGAACTGGATCTACGCGAAGTCATAGTGGTACAATTTCACTTGAGATCTGCCTGTGGAAAAGTGCAGAGTAGCCCAAACCACGGAGTACTACTGTTCCAATTTTCGTTGAACGGAGGTGTTAAATGGCAGCCTGGTTTGACCATCTCTCTCAGTCAATTTCAAGATTCAAA GCTCGTCAGTTTTTTTGTGCCCGATGAAGCTCAAACGAATGCAGTGAAGTTACGTTGGTGGCAACTGGGACCAGCAGGACGGATGACAGAAGACTGGGCAATCGATAGCTTTATCATCGACCGTCCTTTGAATATCTCGTTGACTGCGTTAGAAATTCttaaacaaagaaacattCCTTCACGCGATCTTGATCCGGACTATCAAGCAGAAGAGCCTGAGGGGCCAGTAAATCCTACACATATGAGGCAATCACTGGACGGTCATTTCGGACAAAAATTGTGGTGGAGAAAGATCAATGTTGAACAACAGGATTCCTTTTGTGGTCAGCGAGGACATATCATGCGTGGTAGATCCAATGCAGTGGAAGAATCAATTCTGGAAACTTCAGACTTTTGGGTTGTGAGCGCTAAAGGTCACATattatcatttgatttgattgtcgGTGATTGCGGCCATGGATCTGATTCCGTAGAGCTGTCTAATACTCCACTTAAATTTCCCGTTCGATTTGAAGTTTCATATGATCACGGCATCACATGGAAGTTATTTCATCCCCTAAAAGTGCGAGGTGAAAAAGGCCAGGGTCCTCAAATACCAAGCGTTTTCCCGAAACTTGATAAATGGCAGACTTACCAATACTCACTTGAACTTATATCCGGAGCAag atttgcTCGATTTCGTTGGAGGCATCCGAAATCTTCTGTCTCTGTTTCATGGGCAATTAATGATTTCGATATGGGAGCCGACATTAAGAATCCAGTTTTTGTTGGATTG CAAACATTATCTGATGACTTCAATAATGGGACGACAGTAAAACCGCATTGGAGATTTTTCAGTGGTGGAAAAATTGTCCATCCTAATGAACGACTCGGTGATGGGACGGCAGGATTATTTCAAGGGCCTGGGATAAAACTACTGCAAACTGTGGCGCTTGATTTGACTTTTGGTCGAAACGTTGAGTTTATTCTTAACTTTCAGTTGAACAAAGGACGAAGAGACAATGAAGATATGACACAAAACGTATTTTTACAGTGTTCACCTGATAATG GTTTCAAATGGATTCTAATTCAAGACTACTTTCCTCAACATTACATAAACCCCGCGTCAGTTCATGCGGTTATTCCGGAAGACTGTCAAAATTCTCATTCTATTTTGCGGTGGTGGCAACCTGTTGGGACTGAGGCTGAAACGATTAAAAAATCCCCAATGTGGCTTATCGATAATATTGCCATCGAATATTCCAGAGAACAATTGACTGAAATCTATG ATACATTCGG TACTGAACTACTAAATCAAACCCAGTGGCAATTTCATCCGAATGGcgtcatttcaaataatatttgtGGCACACCTGAAGTGGAAAGTTCATTGAATTTCATATCCAGTGAAAATAATCGGATTGCAGGAATCACAAGTAGACATGTCCATGTTAAAGAAAATTACGCAGTCTACTTTAAG ATCAGAACCTCTTGCGGACTAATACCTTGCCATGCTAACAACAATCGAAGTCAAATAAGATTTGAAATGAGACAAGGATACGAACAACCTTATTGGTCCTTGGCGAAACCCAATTGTTTTCCTAGTTCAACTAATTCGCTATGTGATCCTCAAATGTATCACAGTTCTACTGCTTATACGTTTGATAATTTTCCAACGTGGCAACGGGTCATCGTTCCATTGAAATCGATACCGTTTTCCAA tACGTGGCAATTCCGTTGgataacccaaaaaaaaggtataggaagaggagagaaaaacacgtgGGCTATTAAAGATGTTTATATTGGGCGAATGTGTCCGTCTCATTGTCACGGCCATGGAGACTGTTTTCGTGGACGATGCTTATGCGACAATGGTTATGAAGGCTTTAG cTGCGCGAGCTCAAATACGGTGCTCTCCGTTTCTTTATTACCTGTAATGGATCACTTCGACGATATCGTCAATCCACCGAATTTGTGGGAAAGCATCAACGGAGGGAGTATTAAAATTGGTTGCGGATCTCTTATTCCTCTTGCTCACGGAAATCATCTACATTTCGATGGATGTGGAACAAGGATGGCTTCTACTGTACCAATGGACGTCGGTATCGTAAG GCGTGTAGCTTTCGTAATCCGCATAGGAACCCCACAACAGATCCCTTCGTGTAGGATTCAACCTTCAAACAGATCAGATATTTTTGATCGAACCGTACTTCTTCAATACAGTTACAATGGTGTAGATTGGCTTTTACTTGCTTCTCACGGAATACGCAATTTCATCCAG ccTCAAAGAATGATTTATAATGTTCCCATGCAAATGAATTCTTCGACTATCCAATTTCGATGGTGGCAACCACAACACGGGGGATCTAACTGGGACCAATGGGCGCTAGATAACGTGGAAATTCTGATTTAA